The Alphaproteobacteria bacterium DNA window GCCCGGGATGTTCTTCAGCAGCAGGCCCGCGGTGTAGCCGCCGATGCCGAGATAGGCCGCCTGGCCGAACGAGACCATGCCGGTGTAGCCCATCAGCAGGTTGAAGGCCATGGCGAACAGCGACCAGATGAAGACCTGGGTGGTGAACTGGATCCAGAACCGGGCCCAGCCCATGTAGAGGATCAGCTCGGGCAGCCAGAACAGCAGCACCAGCGCCGCCAGGAAGGCCCAGATCATCGGATCGCGCGCGCTCGCGGCGGCCGGCCGCGACAGGGCGTCCGGCTTGCTGGCGGTGTCCTGCAAACTGGTCATTGCGCGCCTCCGGCTAGCGGTTGGTCTCGAGGCGCTTGCCGAGCAGGCCCTGCGGCCTGGCGAGCAGCACGACCACCATCAGGACGTAGATGAACACCGATTCGAGAATCGGCACCCAGAGGATGCCGAAGGACTTCAGGATGCCGTAGATCAGCGCGCCCAGCGCCGTGCCGGCCATGCTGCCCAGGCCACCGAGCACGACGACGAGGAAGACCTCGATGATCACGTCGAAGTCCATCCCGGGATAGAGCGCGCCCATCGGCGCCAGCACCGCGCCGCCCAGCCCGCCGAGGAAGGCGCCGATCGCGAAAACGCCGGTGTAGAGCAGCCGCACGTTGATCCCCAGCGCGCTTACCATCTCGCGATCCTGCGTCGCGGCGCGCACGACGTTGCCGATGCGGGTATGGTTGAGCAGCAGATAAAGCCCGACGACGGTGAGCAGGCCGATCGGCAGCAGCACGAACATCTGGTAGCTGGGAAACAGCGCGCCGAAGACGTCGACCGTGCCCTCCAGCCCCGGCGGCCGCTTGACCGACTGGTTCTCGGCGCCCCAGATCAGCTTCACCGTATCGCCGAACATCAGCACCAGGCCGTAGGTC harbors:
- a CDS encoding branched-chain amino acid ABC transporter permease, whose translation is MANITAEVLLVQLLNGLFIAAGIYLVASGLSLVFGVLGVLNFAHGSFYMYGAFFVFTLVGYKFGGFWPALLIAPFIVVILGVCTEILFLRPIYKADPLYQLLLTYGLVLMFGDTVKLIWGAENQSVKRPPGLEGTVDVFGALFPSYQMFVLLPIGLLTVVGLYLLLNHTRIGNVVRAATQDREMVSALGINVRLLYTGVFAIGAFLGGLGGAVLAPMGALYPGMDFDVIIEVFLVVVLGGLGSMAGTALGALIYGILKSFGILWVPILESVFIYVLMVVVLLARPQGLLGKRLETNR